The stretch of DNA TGTGGAAGATGATTATGATAGTGAGTTTACATATGAAGGTAGTCCAGTTCGATCTATGCAAGGATTAGCACCCGAAAAAGTAATTTATGTCGGAACTTTTAGCAAAATATTAGCACCAGCTTTACGAATCGGATACGTTGTACTGCCTCATGAATTGCTTTCCGATTTTAGAAAGCTTAAATGGTACACAGATCGTCACAACTCTTCTTTAGAGCAAATTGTTTTAGCTCGTTTTATGAAAGAAGGGCACTTTTTAAAACATATTCGGAATATGAAGCGAATTTATCAAAGAAGAAGAACAGCGCTTGTAAACAGTTTAGAGAAATATTTTGATCATTTTACGATAATTGGAGAAAACACAGGGATGCATTTAGTCGTTGAGTTCCCAGTTATTCAATTTGATAAGAAACTTTTACAGCAATTATATTGTGAAGGAATAAAAGTTTACCCAGTGGAGGAATACGCTATTAATAAAGGTAACCATTCGAATAAACTGCTATTAGGATATGGTAGTTTGCGTGAAGAAGAGATAGAGGAGGGAGTTTCGATTCTGTTCAACGTTATATCTAAATGTAAGCATCCGTAATGTATCTTCATTGCTTTCCATTAGTAAAGTGTGATAGTTTTTAAATAGGATAACATTGGAAGGATGATGATTAAGGTGTCAATTGAAAGGGTAAAAGAACATTTTAAAAAGTGGAATAAAGAATCGGAAATTATGGAGTTTGAAACGTTGAGTGCGACAGTTGAACAGGCTGCTGAAACTATTGGAGTCGAGCCAGCTCGTATCGCTAAAACATTGTCATTTAGGGGAAAAGAAGATAAAGCAGTTTTAGTAGTGGCAGCTGGAGATGCTAAAATTGATAATAAAAAGTTTCGCCAAACGTTCGGAGTAAAAGCGCGGATGCTTTCTCCAGAAGAAGTGCTAGAACAAACAGGACATGCTATCGGTGGTGTTTGCCCATTTGGATTAGTTAACGAATTAGATGTTTACCTAGATATTTCGATGAAGCGGTTTGAGACGTTATATCCTGCATGTGGAAGTACAAACTCAGCCATCCAATTATCTTGCCAAGAGATATATGAATATTCATATGCGAAGGATTGGGTTGATGTTTGTAAAGGATGGCAAGAGACAGAAGAGAATAATCGTTCAAACAACGAAAAAATATCAACCTTATAATGATAGGATGTCCTGACCTTATAGGACATCCTATTTAATTTTGTATATTGGATAATTGATTTCTATCTAGAGCTTGCGGTGGTTCTTCCATCCAATTATGTTTTAACATAATATCAAGTCCATCTTTCGCGAAGAGGGCTATTTCAACGGATAACCGCTGATAATCTAAAACCAAATCATATCTCATACTAGCAGTAGATGCGGCAGAATAATTCCCTTGCCCGCTAGCACTTAGTACACTCATTAAATACATTATTAATTTATCAGAAAATACAGTAGTAGTGGAATCAGTTATGGCCATATCGTGATTCATAGAAGGGGTGATATCCATTTCTATTAATGCTTTCGTAAATATCCGAACATGCTTTTCAGATATATGTTTGCCATCTTCGAGAAATTTCTTAACTTCTCTCGACTTTGTTGTTTGTCCAAAAGCAGTGCATGCTAAAACACCAAGTGTGTTGGTTTTAATATTTTCAAATAGATGAGTTATTTCAATTGCATTTAAGGAGCGTTTATAAAAAGGTGGGATTCCTTGTTTAAAATATTTCTTTCCTTCAATAAATTCTACCCCTTTTTGAATTTTAATTAACGGGGGATTAACGTATGTACCTTTTTCTTTAGCTGTATCTACACAAAGATCAAACAATTTCGATGTATTCATTAAATTTTTGGAAAAGAAATCTCTAACATCTTTACGTGAACTAACTCCTTGTGATAGTGCATAAGCTACTAAACCAGTTTTCCCCATGATTTCTAGAAAAACGAGCATAAAATAGTCGGAAAATAATTTAGGGGCTGAAAGATTCACGTCTTTTTCGGTAAAACCTACAGGTATATCTAAATTAGCTTCTGTAAAGAATAGTGTGATTTCATGTAGAACGCTCTCCGCATTAACAATCGCAGTTTTTACTACTGTTTTTATTTCATCATCATCAACTGTCTTATTAAAATATTTTAATATTTGTAACGACATGCTATTTTGCATATAGTTAGTCCACAAAATTCCAATCTCAGCAGAAGTTAATCCTGTTTTTTTCACGCTTAAACACCACCTTCATATAACAGTTATAGTTAGATTTTCCTCTAGTACAGTTCTTATACAAATTATTTATATATAAAGGGAATTAAATTAGATATAAGACTTGGCCACGTGATAATATAGAGGTAGGCAAAAAAAAGAAGGTGACGATCGTAAATAGGAAAAATATATTTCGAACATTGTTGTTATTAGCAACTGCATATACAATATATATTCTTTTACAATTTGAAGGCTTTTCTTTATTGCTAGATGGCGATATAGAAGGGTTACGCGCAATGATGGAGGATAACTTATTATCGACTATATTCTTTACATTGTTGTTTATGGTGATTCAAAATGCTGTTTCGGTCATTCCACTCATACTAATTGTAACGATTAATGTACTATTTTTTGGTTTTGCTTATGGCTACGTGTGGAGTTTTTTTACTAGTGTTATAGGTTGTATTATTACATTTTTAGTAGTTCGCTTCTGGTTACAAGACTTTTTTATGGATAAATTAAATGAAACGATTCAAAAAAAAATCGAGGAAAATGGAACATTCTTCGTTTTTATCTCGAGACTTGTACCAGTTGCTCCAACAAGCTTAATTAATATTGCCTCTGCGGTTAGTACAGTTAGCTTTAAGCAATATTTGATAGGTACACTTTTCGGAAACATGATTTATATATTCTTTTTATCATTAATACCACTTGGGTTAATGTCAGCTGAAGTAGAAAAATTTGTTTTAATTTTAATAGCTATTATTGCCATTCCTTTATTTTTATATCGAAAAAAGTTACGATTTGCGAAAGTGAAAGCAAAAGCAACGAATGAATAATGAATTGGAGTGGTTTGTTGGTATCTTTTTTACTAGAAGTTTGGGAATATATATTAGTTTTTATTTTTGCTGCAATTCCGTGGTTTGAAATTGCTCTTATTATTCCACTTGCTATAATTGGTGGGTTAAATCCAGTTTTAGTAGCACTTGTTGCTTTTTTAGGCAATTTAGCTACGGTTTACCTATTAGTTATCTTTTTCGAGAAGTTTAAAGCGTGGCGAGAAAAGAAGAGAAAAGTTGATGAACCAAGTAAGTCCAAAAAAGGAAAGCGTGCTTATAAAATTTGGAATCGGTACGGACTTCCAGGTTTAAGTTTTCTAGGACCAATTGTCATTGGCTCTCATATTGCTGCGTTTATTGGGTTAATACTTGGTGCAAATAAGAAAAGTACAATTATTTGGCAGACGATGAGTTTAGCAGTTTGGACTTTAATATTTGTTGTCGTTACTTACTTTGGGTTAGATTTCTTAAATATCGGAAAAGGTTAGCTTGAATTCGTTTTATAACGATTCAAGCTTTTTTATTTTCAAAGTACATATTGCAAAATATTGGCATATAGTATATAGTACATTACAACAGTAATGCACTATGTTAGGTGGTGGAAAATTGATTGTAAATAATGACGGAACAAAACCAATTTATATGCAAATAGCAGAATGGGTTGAAACTGAAATTTTAAACGGGAACTTCGTAAGTGAAGACAAAGTGTATTCACAGTATCAGCTGGCGGAAATGTTTAATATAAATCCGGCAACTGCTGCAAAGGGATTAAGTTTATTAGTAGAAGATCACATTTTGTATAAAAAACGGGGGTTAGGAATGTTTGTTACAAATGATGCGTTGGAATTAATTAGACATAAACGGAAAAATCAGACGTTGAAAAGATTGATCAAAGAAATAGTTTTAGAATCTGGGAGACTTGGGGTAAGTGAGAATGAGCTCATAAGCATGATAAAAGAGGTAGCGGGGGAGGAGACGACAGAATGAATGTGATCGAATGTGAGGGTCTGTCGAAAAAATACGGTCGCCATGAAGCATTACGAAATATATCTTTTACACTAAGTGAAAATAAAATTGTAGGCGTTATCGGCCGAAATGGCGCTGGAAAAACGACGTTATTAAAAATAATAGCTGGATTTTATAAAGAAACGTCAGGAAGAATTCACGTTTTTGGGGAGAAGCCTTTTAATAGTTTATTAGCATCTGTTAATTGTATTTATATTGATGATTATATGAGCTTACCGACCGCATTAAATTTAAGTGAAATATTACAAACTTGTGAGTCGTTTTATCCAAATTGGGACAGGGGACTTGCTGAAGCATTATTTGACTATTTTCAATTTCAACCGAAGCAGAGACATAATACTCTCTCAAAAGGAAAGCGAAACACTTTTTATACCATTATCGGCTTAGCTAGCAGATGTCCATTAACAATTTTTGATGAACCGACAACAGGTATGGACGCAGCGGTTAGAAAAGACTTTTACCGGGCGTTATTAAAGGACTACTTAGCACACCCACGTACTATTCTTCTATCAAGTCATCATTTAGAGGAAATAGAGGATTTACTCGAAGAAGTTCTTCTCATCAAAAATGGAGAAACGTTTCTTCATACGAGTATGGATGATTTAAAGGAATATGCGATTGGTTTGTCAGGTAAAAAAGAAGCTATTGAAACATGTATTTCTGCTGAAAGCGTGTTATACGAGAAGGAACTAGGTTTAGATTCTGTTTATAAAGTGGTGAAAAATTCATTGGGGGTAAGAGAAGCTTGTTTGAAAAATCAAGTAGTAATTAGTCCGGTATCCGCCCAAGATGTAGCCGTTTATTTAACTGCCAATACGAAAGGAGGAATAGATGATGTCTTTCGCGACCGTTAGTTTTATGGAGATAATAAAAAAACAGTATCGCTATAAGTTACGAGCATATTCAGCTGTGTTTACTTCGTTTATCGTATTACAAGTGATAGGTCTATTGTTTTCGACAACTATGACCGGATCCGCTGCAGGTGGGAGTATTGGAATTGATTATCAAATGACGTATTATACGAATGACGTTCAGTTAATTTTCACGTTTATTTGGATTTTTACATCTGCGCTCCTATTAACAACGACTGCTTACCGAAATGACGATCTGACGTTTGTCAGCACTAGACTATCAAGCAGCATCTCAAACATTGCTTTTTTAGCAACTGCTAGCATTATCGGAGCTATTTTCACCTGGCTAAGTCACTATTTTCTGTATGTTGTTATCTATGTAGTAACTGGTCAACAATTAGTTTTGGAAACGGATGCGTTAACCGTTTTTGATATAGCAATTGGCGTTGTAATAACAATGTTATATATTTTGTTAATTAGCTCCGCAGGTTATTTTGTAGGTGTACTCGGTCAAGTTCATAAAGCCTTTCGAATTATTATCCCTGCGATCGTTTTTGGGATAATGATTAATTCTATTAACGTTCCAATTGTACAGAACATTACTGCTTTTTTTGGGATGGAGTCATCTTTCCTCCTTTTCACATTGAAAGTGTTTATCGTTTCAGGTGCTTTATTTTATAGTGCAACATTTTTAATGAACAGATTGGAGGGGAAATAATGAGTGTAATAGTTTCTTTATTATTGCTTCTCAGCTTTTTTCTAATCGTTGGAATTATTATTTTTTCACTACTAAAACTAGCACCCAAATCGAAGAACATCTCTAGTAAGCGTCCATATTATGCTCTAGCGGTTTATTTTACAATACTAGTAATTTCTATCCCGGTATATGCAATGTTTACTTCAAGTGACGATCAATATGAGATGGTAGAAAAGCGCACTGTTGCAATAGAAAATCAGGAATTAGAGGAATTACTCATAAATGGATTAATAGAAAAAATACCTCAGGAAAGGATCATTAGTAATTGGAATGTTGATTATCCTTATGATTCAATCGTCATTACTTCTAGCACATATGATGGGTACAACTTATCTATTTTTATAGAAAGAACAGAAGCAAATGATGAAAAACTTGAAGTTTATTATGTTAGAGGGACATCTATGTTAGATGGAGTAGACATTAGCTCACATCAAAATCCAATTTATGTAGGTATTAATGAAAGGCAAATGACAGTTGAAATGCCTGTACCGATCTCAATAAATATAAATAAAATTTCATTTCCTTTTTCTTTTCAGCAAATAGGTAATGAGAGAACAGAAGATGAATGGTATTGGTGGAATTCTCATTCAGAAGTTCCTAATCATTTACTATATCTTAAAGTTCCTAAAGGAATAAAAATAACAAATGAAACACCGTTTATGATTGATTATGTAAATAACTAACTACTATATTTTCGACTATTTCAATGACGCATTTCTTTATTGAAATAGTCTTTTTTTTGAAAAAAATAATACTTATCGTTTTTAATGTTACATAATCTAGTGTTATAATAGTATTAAGTAACATACGAAAGGAATTATATTCATGAAGTATGTCGAAGCAATCAAAAAAATAGAAGATATTCAAGCAATAAAGCAATTTTTAAAAGACCAATCGTTACGTGATTATCTTTTATTTGTAATGGGAATTAATACCGGCTTGCGAATTAGTGAGTTACTATGTTTGCGTTGGGAAGACGTTCTCGATAATGATGGCGATGTAAAAGAATTTCTACAATTACCTAACCTACCTCCTATTTATTTAAATCAACAAGTACAAATATCCATTTCAGAATATTTAAACAACGAATTACCGAATCAAGATCATTTCATTTTTCAATCAAAAAAACTGTCAGGACCAATATCAAGGCAACAAGCTTATCGGATTATTAATTCTGCAGCGAAAGAGGTAGGAATTCCAGATAAAATTGGTACTCATACTTTAAGAAAAACATATGGTTACCATGCTTTTAATAAGGGTATTGCGATTTCCCTTTTGCAAAAGATATTTAATCATACTTCATCTTCCGAGACGTTAAGGTATTTAGGAATTACTAAGTGTAAAGACTCTCCTGTGAAAATTGACGTTAATCTTTAGTTAAAAAATATAGAAGGGAGAAATGCTATGTTAGAAGGTGCCTTTAACGTTGACTATTTTGTACTTTTAATTGGGCTATTGTTAATAGCTGGAGTTATCACTACAAAATTTTCAACGAAACTTGGTGTTCCGTCACTAGTCCTATTTATATTAGTTGGGATGTTAGTAGGTAGTGATGGACTTGGATTTATTTATTTCGATAACGCGAAACACGCTCAGCTTATAGGAATTGTTGCACTCGTTATTATTTTATTTGAGGGTGGTTTAGAAACGAAGTGGAGCAACGTTAGACCAGTAATGTGGCCATCACTATCACTTGCCACACTTGGTGTAGTATTAACAACGACCATTGTAGCATTCGCTGCAAAATTAATTTTAAATGTTAGCTATACGGAGGCGTTTTTATTCGGTGCGATTGTAGGATCAACAGATGCGGCAGCTGTATTTGCTGTATTAAAGGGGAAAAACATTCGTCCGAAATTAGCGTCTACACTTGAAGCGGAATCTGGAACGAATGATCCGATGGCTGTTTTTTTAACAATATCCTTTATTGAAATTTTATTAGCTTCAGACCCAAATTACTTTACGTTAGTTGGAAACTTCTTTTGGCAAATGGGGTTTGGCTTATTTATTGGTTTAGCACTTGGAAAATTAGCTTCTATTTCTATTAATAAAATAAACTTAGATTCCAGTGGCCTTTATCCTGTTTTTGCCTTAGCTTTCGCATTATTAACTTATAGTATTGCAGCATTCATAGGTGCAAGTGGTTTATTAGCGGTATATGTAGCTGCTCTAGTTATTGGAAATAATGATTTAACTTATCGACAATCGATATTCCGTTTTAATGAAGGTTTTGCATGGATGATGCAAATATTAATGTTCGTCATTTTAGGATTGTTAGTTTTCCCTGGTCAATTATTTCAGTGGGATATTATTTGGAAGGGACTCTTATTATCTATTATTCTAATGTTAGTAGCTAGACCAATCGCAGTATTTATCTCTACTTTTAAACTTGGTTATGGCCGAAAGGAACGAATTTTCCTCTCTTGGGCAGGTTTACGTGGGGCTGTACCAATTGTATTAGCGACTTTTCCGATGATTGCAGGAGTGCCCAACAGTCAACTATTTTTCAATGTAGTATTTTTCGTTGTACTAACATCTACGTTAGTACAAGGATCCACGATTACACTAGTTGCGTCTAAATTAGGACTTACTGGGCCGAAAAAAATAACCCCAATGCACTCACTTGAATTAGTATCGATTGGTAAAGCAAATGCAGAAATTATTGAATTCCACGTTGAAGAAGATGCCGATGTCGTTGGCTTGTCATTATCTACTATTAACTTTCCAACAGGTACATTAATTAATGCCATCATTCGTAAGGATCAGCTCGTAACTCCAACAGGAGACACAACGATACAAGAAGATGATATTTTATATATTTTAGTATCTCGAATTCATAAAAAGCAAGTTGAAACATTATTAAAGAAAAAGAAAGAAGTTAATATAGAAGAACTTGATTTCGAACAAGAAAAAAGTTCGTAATAATCATTAAAAAGGTCCCGAAAAGTCAGTAGAATACTGATTTTTTTGGACCTTTTTATCAGTTTGGGAAATATAACATTGGAATGTTCTGGGGATAAGCTTCTGACTTGTACTGTTACGACAAGGTCCAGCACTTAAACCCTATCAGAAATGGATTTTACTTAACAAGTAATGAAATTTACTTAACAAGTAATGAAAATTACTTAACAGGGGGCGAAATTTACTTAACAAGTATTGGAAATTACTTAACAGGGGGCGAAATTTACTTAACAAGTATTGAAAATTACTTAACAGGGGGCGAAATTTACTTAACATATATTGAAAATTACTTAACAGGTATTGAAAATTACTTAACAAGAAGCAAATTTCCTTAATACTGAAATACCTAAAAATGCCCACAATTTAATTAACGAAGACACGCGTCATGAATTTAATATAGCTTAAAATTACGATAGAGAGGTTGCCTGATAATGAGAGGGACTTATTGGACTATCCCTTTTCTTTGTGCTTCATGATGAATGAAAAATACAAGGTATACTTTTCTTCTTTTCCAGTTTCGTACATGTTACGATAAATATAATGAAACGTAGGGAGTTATATGTAATATGAAACAATACGATTTTACAAACGGAAACATAATGAAACAAATGTTGTTTTTTTCAGCACCATTACTACTTACAAACCTTTTACAAGTATCCTATCAATTTATCGATAGCCTATGGGTCGGAAATTTATTAGGAGCCAATGCTCTAGGCGCTGTGGCCGTATCAAGTACAGTCATCTTTACTGTATTATCTTTTATTATCGGAATAAACAATGCGGCGTTGACAATTCTATCGCAGCAAAAGGGAAGAGAGGATGAAAGTGGGCTAAAAAAATATTTAAATGCTTTTGTCGTTATTTTAACCACACTATCCTTACTGCTAGGATTTATCGGCTTTTTATTTGCGGAAAATATTTTACGTTGGATGAGTACCCCGGAGGCAATGGTTCAAGATGCTACAATTTATTTACAAATTAATTTTTTAGGGATTTTGTTACTATTTGGTTATAACTTTATTGCTACCGTACTTCGAGCGTTAGGTGATAGTAAAACTCCTTTATATTTCGTCATTATCGCTGTTATTTTAAACACTGTTTTAGATCCTTTATTTATATATGTTTTCAATTTAGGAATAGCAGGCGCTGCTTATGCAACATTAGTTGCACAAGGTGTTGCCTTTGTTGCTGGACTAATTTTTATTTTAAAGAAAAAATTAGCACCGTTCACGATTCCATTTGTCCCAAAAAAAGAAGAAGCATGGCTAATTTTAAAATTAGGCATTCCTTCAGGCTTACAAATGACAGTTATTGCTGCCGGTGTAATGGCCATTATGTCAGTTGTAAACTCTTTCGGTGAAGGTGTTGTAGCCGGGTTTGGAGCAGCACAGCGACTTGATAGCATTATTATGCTACCAGCGATGGCTTTAGGAACAGCTGTAAATAGTATGGCTGGACAAAACATAGGAGCGGGAAAATGGAATAGAGTGAGACAAATTAGTATTTATGGAATTGTATATAATTTTGCTATTATGTTACTCATTGCAATATTGATCGTTTTTGTCGCAGAATGGTCTATTAATCTATTTATACAAGAAACTGAAGCTGTTTCATTTGGTGTCAAATATTTAATTACAATTGCATTCTTTTATCCTTTCCTTGGAATTAACTTTATATTAAATGGTGTTGTTAGAGCATCAGGAGCGATGTTCCAAGTATTAGTTTTAAATATAATTTCGTTTTGGATTCTTCGCTATCCACTTACGTACTTATTCTCTAATTGGTGGGGTGAAGACGGAATAGCATATGGGATGGGAGTAAGCTTTGTTATTAGTAGCGTCTTTGCTTACGCTTATTACCGTTACGGAAAATGGAAAAAGGTAAAGCTCTTTCAAGTAAACTAACAGCTTTTTACTAAAGACTACCTGTAATAAAAATAATGGGTGTGCTATTATTTAGGAGGGCGAAATAGTATAATGATAAGTACAAATTTCCATATATATAAATAGCTAGGAAGAAGGAGATATATTGAAACAAAGCATGAAAGAACCACTATGGACCAAATCTTTTATTATGCTAATATTTGCAAATCTTTTTCTTTTTATGTCATTTCAAATGCTTATCCCAACATTGCCACCTTATATAAAATCGTTAGGTGCGTCAGGGTTTGAAATTGGTTTAGTGACCGCAATGTTTTCCATTGGAGCTGTATTGTGCAGACCATACATTGGATTTTTATTAAGGTTTTCAGCACGAAAACCGTTAGTTGTTTTATCAGCTGTTGCGCTATTATTTGTAACGATCATACATCCGATAACACAAATTGTTGCCATCGTTTTAATAATTCGTTTGTTGCACGGAATAGCTTGGGGGATTTCCACTACTGCAAATGGAACAGCAGCAGTTGATATTGTACCGAATTCAAGGCTAGGGGAAGGAATGGGCTACTTTGGTCTATCTGTAACGATAGGTATGATTGTTGCACCAAGTTTAGGTATCTTTCTTTATCAAGTAACAACGTTTACAAACTTAATCTATATATCTAGTTTTTTAGGAGTTATTGCGATTATTTTATTTTCTGTCGTTCAATATGAAACACCTGAAGAAGTTAGAAAAGCAAAGAAAGAAGAAATACCATTTTCCTACTTCGGATCGTTTATCGAAAAATCGAGTTGGTATCCTGCGCTTATCACTGTTATGGTAACATTTGGTTATGGAACAATCGTCACATTTATCGTTATTTTTGGCGATGAGCGGGGAATAAAACAAATCTTCCTTTTCTATCTTTTAAATGCAATAATGGCATCTATATCTAGACCAATTGCTGGTAAATGGTTTGATAAACATGGACCGAAAAGTTTAGTAGTACTATGTATTTCGTTAGCTTTTATTGGCCTGTGGGTTGTATCGCTAGCTCATTCTAATTTAATGATCGCAATTGCTGGAGTTCTCTTTGGAGTAGGTTTTGGCTCCTTAATCCCAACGTTACAATCTTGGACATTATCTCAAACTCCGCCGGAAAGAAGAGGAGTAGCAAACGGGATGTTTTTTTCGTCCATTGATTTAGGAATCGGATTAAGTGGACTTATCTTCGGTGTTGTTGCTCAATTTGTTGAAATAGCCGTACTTTTCCAAATCTCAAGCATATTCCTTATCATCGCTCTTTTCTTTGTTCTATTTCAAAGAAAAGAAAAAAGACGTGTGTTACCGCAACCACAAAAAATTTCTTCCTAATAAAAAGGATGCCATTGTTTGTTGGCATCCTTTACTATATTAGAGTTATTCATATACAGCTTCAATTTTTAAATTTGACCCAGTTGTCTTTCTTTCGCCAAAAAGAGTAATAACAGAGCAAGAAATGATTGTGAAAATATCATTAAATGGATCCGTTTCGTAGTCGACAAGTAAGCCTTCTAACAACACGTTTTCATTTTCATCTTGAACAGAAACTTTCTTTCCTTCTAATGACTTTAGCTTTGCAGTGGTTAAAAACTTTTCCCATGCAGCCCAATTCGTTACGATAAAAGTTTGGCTTCCATCTTCTAAGTAACCTAAACAGCAATGACTATCATCGTATGTTGCATGTAAATTATCTATTAGATCGATTAATGCGTGATGAATAAACTCATATTCTTTAAAGTTTAGCGATTGTGCAAACGTTCCTACAAGCGAATGATTTTCCCATGAAAAAGTAATCAATACTTTACGATTTTTACTTTTTTTATATACATTCTCGGAATGAAACCAACCATATTTTATCATCGTTTCTGTCACGTCATTCATAGCTTTATCGGTTTTTAGAAAAATTTTAAACATTTTCTTACCTCCGTCTCTATTTGTCCCTTATTTTGAGTATAAATAATAATAGTTACATATACTGTGATGTTCATCACAGATATAGTTTTAGGAAATATCTAAAATGAAAATATAAGAATAAACGACTGGAGCGATTAGGATGGCACAACAATTAGAAGTGGTAAAAGATTATTTAAATAGACCAATTCGTGATGTTCGAATATCTGTTACCGATCAGTGTAATTTTCGCTGTGCCTACTGTATGCCAGCGGAAATATTTGGACCAGATTTTCCATTCATGAAAGAAAAAGAATTATTGTCGTTTGATGAAATTGTTCGGGTTGTTACTAACTTAGCGCCATTAGGGGTAGAAAAGGTGCGTTTGACGGGTGGAGAGCCGTTATTAAGGAAAGATCTTCATCTACTTATTGAGCAATTAAACAAAATTGAGGGTATTCAAGATATCGCTTTAACTACTAATGGCGTACATTTACCAAAAC from Sutcliffiella cohnii encodes:
- a CDS encoding YbaK/EbsC family protein, with product MSIERVKEHFKKWNKESEIMEFETLSATVEQAAETIGVEPARIAKTLSFRGKEDKAVLVVAAGDAKIDNKKFRQTFGVKARMLSPEEVLEQTGHAIGGVCPFGLVNELDVYLDISMKRFETLYPACGSTNSAIQLSCQEIYEYSYAKDWVDVCKGWQETEENNRSNNEKISTL
- a CDS encoding DUF3231 family protein — encoded protein: MKKTGLTSAEIGILWTNYMQNSMSLQILKYFNKTVDDDEIKTVVKTAIVNAESVLHEITLFFTEANLDIPVGFTEKDVNLSAPKLFSDYFMLVFLEIMGKTGLVAYALSQGVSSRKDVRDFFSKNLMNTSKLFDLCVDTAKEKGTYVNPPLIKIQKGVEFIEGKKYFKQGIPPFYKRSLNAIEITHLFENIKTNTLGVLACTAFGQTTKSREVKKFLEDGKHISEKHVRIFTKALIEMDITPSMNHDMAITDSTTTVFSDKLIMYLMSVLSASGQGNYSAASTASMRYDLVLDYQRLSVEIALFAKDGLDIMLKHNWMEEPPQALDRNQLSNIQN
- a CDS encoding TVP38/TMEM64 family protein — its product is MTIVNRKNIFRTLLLLATAYTIYILLQFEGFSLLLDGDIEGLRAMMEDNLLSTIFFTLLFMVIQNAVSVIPLILIVTINVLFFGFAYGYVWSFFTSVIGCIITFLVVRFWLQDFFMDKLNETIQKKIEENGTFFVFISRLVPVAPTSLINIASAVSTVSFKQYLIGTLFGNMIYIFFLSLIPLGLMSAEVEKFVLILIAIIAIPLFLYRKKLRFAKVKAKATNE
- a CDS encoding small multi-drug export protein, encoding MVSFLLEVWEYILVFIFAAIPWFEIALIIPLAIIGGLNPVLVALVAFLGNLATVYLLVIFFEKFKAWREKKRKVDEPSKSKKGKRAYKIWNRYGLPGLSFLGPIVIGSHIAAFIGLILGANKKSTIIWQTMSLAVWTLIFVVVTYFGLDFLNIGKG
- a CDS encoding GntR family transcriptional regulator, coding for MIVNNDGTKPIYMQIAEWVETEILNGNFVSEDKVYSQYQLAEMFNINPATAAKGLSLLVEDHILYKKRGLGMFVTNDALELIRHKRKNQTLKRLIKEIVLESGRLGVSENELISMIKEVAGEETTE
- a CDS encoding ATP-binding cassette domain-containing protein, yielding MNVIECEGLSKKYGRHEALRNISFTLSENKIVGVIGRNGAGKTTLLKIIAGFYKETSGRIHVFGEKPFNSLLASVNCIYIDDYMSLPTALNLSEILQTCESFYPNWDRGLAEALFDYFQFQPKQRHNTLSKGKRNTFYTIIGLASRCPLTIFDEPTTGMDAAVRKDFYRALLKDYLAHPRTILLSSHHLEEIEDLLEEVLLIKNGETFLHTSMDDLKEYAIGLSGKKEAIETCISAESVLYEKELGLDSVYKVVKNSLGVREACLKNQVVISPVSAQDVAVYLTANTKGGIDDVFRDR
- a CDS encoding tyrosine-type recombinase/integrase — protein: MKYVEAIKKIEDIQAIKQFLKDQSLRDYLLFVMGINTGLRISELLCLRWEDVLDNDGDVKEFLQLPNLPPIYLNQQVQISISEYLNNELPNQDHFIFQSKKLSGPISRQQAYRIINSAAKEVGIPDKIGTHTLRKTYGYHAFNKGIAISLLQKIFNHTSSSETLRYLGITKCKDSPVKIDVNL
- a CDS encoding potassium/proton antiporter; this encodes MLEGAFNVDYFVLLIGLLLIAGVITTKFSTKLGVPSLVLFILVGMLVGSDGLGFIYFDNAKHAQLIGIVALVIILFEGGLETKWSNVRPVMWPSLSLATLGVVLTTTIVAFAAKLILNVSYTEAFLFGAIVGSTDAAAVFAVLKGKNIRPKLASTLEAESGTNDPMAVFLTISFIEILLASDPNYFTLVGNFFWQMGFGLFIGLALGKLASISINKINLDSSGLYPVFALAFALLTYSIAAFIGASGLLAVYVAALVIGNNDLTYRQSIFRFNEGFAWMMQILMFVILGLLVFPGQLFQWDIIWKGLLLSIILMLVARPIAVFISTFKLGYGRKERIFLSWAGLRGAVPIVLATFPMIAGVPNSQLFFNVVFFVVLTSTLVQGSTITLVASKLGLTGPKKITPMHSLELVSIGKANAEIIEFHVEEDADVVGLSLSTINFPTGTLINAIIRKDQLVTPTGDTTIQEDDILYILVSRIHKKQVETLLKKKKEVNIEELDFEQEKSS
- a CDS encoding MATE family efflux transporter translates to MKQYDFTNGNIMKQMLFFSAPLLLTNLLQVSYQFIDSLWVGNLLGANALGAVAVSSTVIFTVLSFIIGINNAALTILSQQKGREDESGLKKYLNAFVVILTTLSLLLGFIGFLFAENILRWMSTPEAMVQDATIYLQINFLGILLLFGYNFIATVLRALGDSKTPLYFVIIAVILNTVLDPLFIYVFNLGIAGAAYATLVAQGVAFVAGLIFILKKKLAPFTIPFVPKKEEAWLILKLGIPSGLQMTVIAAGVMAIMSVVNSFGEGVVAGFGAAQRLDSIIMLPAMALGTAVNSMAGQNIGAGKWNRVRQISIYGIVYNFAIMLLIAILIVFVAEWSINLFIQETEAVSFGVKYLITIAFFYPFLGINFILNGVVRASGAMFQVLVLNIISFWILRYPLTYLFSNWWGEDGIAYGMGVSFVISSVFAYAYYRYGKWKKVKLFQVN